In Candidatus Tiamatella incendiivivens, the genomic window GTTAAGAGTAACCACGATAGGCAATGAAGAAGTCACAGACAGATTGGAAAGACATTATAACACAACCGGCTAACTAATTGAACGATGGAATATAAGATAATGAACTAAGCATCGTGAAGAGCAATAATAAACAGGTGCCAAGAAAATGTCATGGTTCAATGAATTCATTAAAATGGTTGAGAAATTATTCGAACTCGAAAAGAACGAAGGTGATATACCAGTAAAGCTCGAAGGGGGTTTAGAGGAGTTACTATCTGAACGTGAGAGGCTTTAGTCTATCGTCATACTTGAATGCCGTGTATTATGGCAGCACTATGACCATTAGACCCAAGGAATGAGAAAGCAAGGCAATCCGTATCCATTAACGTGATACATTTTGAAAGCAATTAAAGGTGACGCTGGATGCTTAAAGTAAAAGTAGGTATAATCTCCTATAAGTCAAGGCATTGTTAGTAGAGGTAGCTTTCTCAGACAGCTTTCTCTGCGGCTTCGCCGGATAGGATCTCCCTTACCTTATCCATGAAGGGGGGGTTACTCCATTTACGGCTAATACAAGTAATCCGTCTTCCTTTCTAACAGTATCAATTACATCCCTGATGTTATCTTCCTTTATAACGCCTCCTTTACCGCCGATAAGCTTGAGTATAAGCCTGTAGTGGAAACCTGCTACCCATATCCTCTTCATCCTCTTATTGCTATTTATTCTCTCGAAGAATTCTTGGAAAGCGAATATCCTGTCAACTCTATCCTTCCTGAAGTAAGCGATAATACACACGGGCTTATCGATGTGTATCATGAGATAATTTAATACTAGATCAGTCGACTCGGGGTCATTCACCTTGCTAGCGTCAAACCATTCAACCCAACGAAAGAATTAATAGCCGAGATCTTAGAGTTAAGTCTAAACCACAAACTCCTCCAAGTAACCTAATCTCAAGAATTTACCTTGTTTACTAAAGTCGTTATAGTCTAGGAGTAAAGATATTATACTTCTAAACGTATATACGTAATTATGGTGTAAATGTTGGGAAAGAAAAAACTAACTCTAAGTGTAAATGAGGATCTCCTGGATGAAATCAAGAAAATAGTTGCAGGAGAAGGAAGAAGCATTAGTGGAATAGTTGAGGAATACTTTGAATACTTAGCATCTACCAGTTGGATAGTATCACTCTCAGAAGAACTAGGTATAGGTAAACTCGAACCCACTACAGAGAGGGAAATCCCGGAAACCCGGCCTAAAGGCTTAGATGCGGGGAAAATCGTTAAACAAATTAGGAAAAACCGTGAAGAGAGGATAACACATGCCTTATGAAAGCAACTACTATCTAGATACTAGCGCGTTAGTCAAGAGATACGTCGAAGAACCCTATACGAAAGTAGTGGACGATATATTCTCTGAAGCATATAGGGGAGTATCAAGGATATCTCTCTCATACTGGAATATAGGGGAATCGATTGTAGTCTTTGACAAGTATCAAAGAAGAATAGGGTTGAATGGAAGACAGTTAGCTAAAAACATGCTAAGAGAAATGAAAACTCTGAGCAAACTGCAAATGGTGAAAATAATGGGAATAACGCCAAGAATCCTGAGTGAATCCATTAGAATAATACTTAAAGACCATATATACCTAGCAGATGCCCTTCAGATCCCATCAGCTAAGAAAACAAAGGCAACATCCTTCGTAACAGGAGACCGGAAACTAGCTGAAATAGCAAAGAAAAAAGGGCTAAAAACAATCTACTTAGGATAAACATCCTTAACAGCTAAATTAAGCCTCTTAGCCACAGCCAGTACGTCCTCAGCGATCTCGGTTACTACTGCATTCAACCATTTCTCGCCCTTCTCTCTCGAAGCCAGCCTTGCATCCCCGGTCAAAGCCTTCGAATAAATTTCCTCTTCAATTCCACGGTGGTAGACTCTAATAGGTAGACGCTCAGCTTCCGCATAATCTGCTGAATCGAGATCGATAAGGTGCTCGGCTATAACTAGCATAGCGCTGGTCTCGTCCTCCCCGGCGTGACCTGGTTTACTGAAAAGCCTCCTCCTCTCCTCGATAGCGACATCCTTCCACCAGTCAACCACGATCACAGCCAGATCAGTCTCCATAGCAGCCTGCCTAGCAGCATAATGCAGTGCTACAGTATTCCCGCCATGACCACTAACCACTACAACCAGTCTAGCACCATTCCTATGAGCCTCCCTCAGAATCTCCACTACATAACTGACAAGAGCATCCTGGCTAACGTCGAATGAACCCTTATGATTCCTCATAGCCATACAAGAACCATACCAAACAGGCGGGAGAACCACACCGCCAACACGCTCGGCAACCCTCTCAGCAACATAAACAGCCGTCAACGTATCAGTACCCAAAGGCAAATGCAAGCCATGCCTCTCCAAAACACCAACCGGGAGAAACATTACACTCAAATCCCGCCTGTCAACCTGTTTCCCAGTAAACTCCCAAAACCTAACACTCAAGAGAATGCACCCTACTTTTTTCTAGAGATGTTGGTGAATCAATAAATATAGATATATGTGAAAACTTGACGCTATGAACCAAGCGATAGGTAACCACCTGATATCCTCGTTCGTTTCTAGGGAATGTTTTTCTTATCCTTTGCCAGTACACAAGTCCATCGAGAAATCTAGTGGAGCTAATATATAGACAACTCATTTACCCAGCTGCAACTTGGTCTCTCCTTAATTCTTTCCACTAACTCTGTCAAGGTTAGCACGGGAATGTTGGACTTATAGTCATACTGTTCTTTGGTTATCACAAGCTTTACTTCAGCTTTTACATTGGCTAGCTTATCTATGGTCTTTCGTAACTCTTCTTTCCTAATATTATCTCTCCATTTGACCTCTGAAATTAGCCATGGTTCCCTGTGCCTTGTTAATGCTATATCTATTTCTGGTTGGAGTATTTTGACTGGCCGTAACCCGCAGTCACGTGATAGTAGTCTCTCTACAAATACCTCCATTAGATTAAGGATACTGGTTCTACCTATGTTATACATGAAGTCTTCTCCTACGGGTATGTCCCATATTCCATATTTCGCGTTGAGGTAGTATGCAGTGTGTGTCAGCGGGGATACGTGTCTGTAGATTGATTTCTTTTTACCCCATACTTGTATCTTCTCTATTAGGCCTATCTTGAGCATAGCGTCGATATATTTGGTTATATAGGACGGTGATTGTCCGGGGATTAATCCGCGCGAGTATAGGTAGGATGATAGCTCTGATATCCTGGTTTTACCCATGGATAATCCCTCAAGTATATGGTGGTATCTTTGAGTGACCTCATAATTCTCCTCAGCTAAGACTTCCCCGGCTAGGCTCCTAGCTATATCACCGGAGTAAAGCAGTATCTCCCTCAGACTCCTCCCGACGAGGACTGGTTCCTGGTAGAATACCAGTCTCTCGAGTAGATCGTTTGTTAGGCTAGGCCATTGATGGAATACTAGGTCTAGGGGGGAGATTAAGCCGACTCTGTATGATAGGAATAAACCTTTCAACGGCGCGTTCGGGGTGGCAATATACCTTCTATGATAATGGAGAGTCGATGTAACCAGCACTATATCCGGGGGACAGCTTCCTGCTTGTATTGTATCGAATAATATGGGGGGTGCTCGGTGGAATTCGTCTATTATTACTTTATCCGTTCTCCTGCATAGCTGGATGAATTCCCTGGCAGCATATTCGGACTGGTTTTCCGGGTCATAGAATATTCCTCCTCTCCTAACTATGTAATAATCGTAGTCTTCTAGTGTTCTTCTGGTGTAGAATGTTTTACCTGTCTTCCTTCTTCCATAGAGTAGTCTTCTCCCTGTTGTTTTCAGGAATTCTTCTATGCCTCTCCTCTTGACAAATATACTCATGGTATTATACCCTAATTATAATACTCAAAGTATAATAATAAAAGTATTCACCCCGCCAGAAATAAACCATCCCTCCCCAGTACATCTACAGGGTACTAGGAAACCTTTCCTATCCAAGAACATACATGTGGAAACCGATATATACATAAAGTAATAAATTGACATTACAGGTGAATCCATTCTTGACCCGCCAACCCATGTACTACGAGTCAATCCCTGTCGGAGAGAAGTTCGAATCCATCCCTAGGACGATAAGTGAGACTGATATATGGATGTTTGCCTACCTCACAGGTGACTTCTTCCCCATACACACCGACAAAGTGTTCGCTGAGAAAACGGTATTCGGTAAACAAGTAGCCCAAGGCATGCTAGT contains:
- a CDS encoding DUF6364 family protein; this encodes MGKKKLTLSVNEDLLDEIKKIVAGEGRSISGIVEEYFEYLASTSWIVSLSEELGIGKLEPTTEREIPETRPKGLDAGKIVKQIRKNREERITHAL
- a CDS encoding type II toxin-antitoxin system VapC family toxin, translated to MPYESNYYLDTSALVKRYVEEPYTKVVDDIFSEAYRGVSRISLSYWNIGESIVVFDKYQRRIGLNGRQLAKNMLREMKTLSKLQMVKIMGITPRILSESIRIILKDHIYLADALQIPSAKKTKATSFVTGDRKLAEIAKKKGLKTIYLG
- a CDS encoding creatininase family protein, whose amino-acid sequence is MSVRFWEFTGKQVDRRDLSVMFLPVGVLERHGLHLPLGTDTLTAVYVAERVAERVGGVVLPPVWYGSCMAMRNHKGSFDVSQDALVSYVVEILREAHRNGARLVVVVSGHGGNTVALHYAARQAAMETDLAVIVVDWWKDVAIEERRRLFSKPGHAGEDETSAMLVIAEHLIDLDSADYAEAERLPIRVYHRGIEEEIYSKALTGDARLASREKGEKWLNAVVTEIAEDVLAVAKRLNLAVKDVYPK